A window of Notolabrus celidotus isolate fNotCel1 chromosome 11, fNotCel1.pri, whole genome shotgun sequence contains these coding sequences:
- the sypb gene encoding synaptophysin b isoform X2, translated as MDVVNQLVAQGQFTIIKQPLGFIKILQWIFAIFAFSTCGSYSGMFKMSVECKNRSESDLGIEVEFEYPFRLHQVYFDAPTCKGGIPERLFLVGDYSSSSEFFVTIAVFSFLYSMAALSVYCFIVEKYRENCKGPQIDFVVTAVFSFMWLVSSCAWAKGLSDVKTATDPERVITLISACDEQENRCREVYDPKVSGLNTSVAFGFINVILWIGNLWFVFKETGWMAAFAGTYVASQEKQPAPDSFGQAGYGQQDPYAGSQGGYQPEYGQQGGYTEDGGYSQGYEQQQQQQQQPTSFSNQM; from the exons ATGGACGTTGTAAACCAG ttgGTGGCCCAAGGGCAGTTCACAATAATCAAACAACCTCTGGGATTTATAAAAATTCTACAATGG ATCTTTGCAATCTTCGCCTTCTCGACATGTGGCAGTTACTCCGGCATGTTCAAGATGAGCGTGGAGTGTAAAAACCGGTCGGAGAGTGACCTAGGCATAGAAGTAGAATTCGAATATCCCTTCAG gCTCCATCAGGTTTACTTTGATGCCCCCACCTGTAAGGGAGGGATCCCTGAGCGTCTATTCCTGGTTGGAGACTACTCTTCCTCATCCGAGTTCTTTGTCACCATCGCTGTCTTTTCCTTCCTCTACTCCATGGCAGCCCTCTCTGTATACTGTTTCATTGTTGAGAAGTACCGTGAAAACTGCAAGGGGCCTCAGATC GACTTTGTGGTAACGGCGGTATTTTCCTTCATGTGGCTGGTGTCCTCATGTGCTTGGGCTAAAGGTTTGTCAGATGTGAAAACAGCCACTGATCCAGAGAGGGTCATCACTCTCATCTCAGCCTGTGATGAACAGGAGAATCGCTGCCGTGAGGTCTACGACCCCAAGGTCTCCGGACTCAACACCTCTGTG GCTTTTGGCTTCATCAACGTGATCCTGTGGATAGGAAACCTGTGGTTCGTCTTCAAGGAGACCGGCTGGATGGCTGCCTTCGCTGGAACATACGTCGCATCACAGGAAAAGCAGCCTGCCCCCGATTCCTTTGGCCAGGCAGGATACGGTCAGCAGGATCCCTACGCCGGCTCCCAGGGAGGTTACCAGCCAGAGTACGGCCAGCAGGGAGGCTACACTGAGGACGGAGGTTACAGCCAGGGctatgagcagcagcagcagcagcagcagcagcccaccTCCTTCTCCAATCAAATGTGA
- the sypb gene encoding synaptophysin b isoform X1 produces the protein MCLDNCFLFQSLSVRSSKVTEYNRLCFFPLQIFAIFAFSTCGSYSGMFKMSVECKNRSESDLGIEVEFEYPFRLHQVYFDAPTCKGGIPERLFLVGDYSSSSEFFVTIAVFSFLYSMAALSVYCFIVEKYRENCKGPQIDFVVTAVFSFMWLVSSCAWAKGLSDVKTATDPERVITLISACDEQENRCREVYDPKVSGLNTSVAFGFINVILWIGNLWFVFKETGWMAAFAGTYVASQEKQPAPDSFGQAGYGQQDPYAGSQGGYQPEYGQQGGYTEDGGYSQGYEQQQQQQQQPTSFSNQM, from the exons atgtgtttagATAATTGCTTTCTCTTTCAGAGTTTATCAGTCAGATCTTCAAAGGTCACAGAATATAACCgtctctgtttctttcctctGCAGATCTTTGCAATCTTCGCCTTCTCGACATGTGGCAGTTACTCCGGCATGTTCAAGATGAGCGTGGAGTGTAAAAACCGGTCGGAGAGTGACCTAGGCATAGAAGTAGAATTCGAATATCCCTTCAG gCTCCATCAGGTTTACTTTGATGCCCCCACCTGTAAGGGAGGGATCCCTGAGCGTCTATTCCTGGTTGGAGACTACTCTTCCTCATCCGAGTTCTTTGTCACCATCGCTGTCTTTTCCTTCCTCTACTCCATGGCAGCCCTCTCTGTATACTGTTTCATTGTTGAGAAGTACCGTGAAAACTGCAAGGGGCCTCAGATC GACTTTGTGGTAACGGCGGTATTTTCCTTCATGTGGCTGGTGTCCTCATGTGCTTGGGCTAAAGGTTTGTCAGATGTGAAAACAGCCACTGATCCAGAGAGGGTCATCACTCTCATCTCAGCCTGTGATGAACAGGAGAATCGCTGCCGTGAGGTCTACGACCCCAAGGTCTCCGGACTCAACACCTCTGTG GCTTTTGGCTTCATCAACGTGATCCTGTGGATAGGAAACCTGTGGTTCGTCTTCAAGGAGACCGGCTGGATGGCTGCCTTCGCTGGAACATACGTCGCATCACAGGAAAAGCAGCCTGCCCCCGATTCCTTTGGCCAGGCAGGATACGGTCAGCAGGATCCCTACGCCGGCTCCCAGGGAGGTTACCAGCCAGAGTACGGCCAGCAGGGAGGCTACACTGAGGACGGAGGTTACAGCCAGGGctatgagcagcagcagcagcagcagcagcagcccaccTCCTTCTCCAATCAAATGTGA
- the plp2 gene encoding proteolipid protein 2, which yields MADTNASGPTCLERLKSYVKTSKGLMLASEIVISFIIIICYAASSAGGFSTLAICEMIFAMVFFGIFMMELDKQFLMVNWMWSDLFRAGIGAVLYIITSLICVIGGSGDGARIAGGVFGLIAGLLFAYDTYTIFLQIKATRQHTAAATDDRV from the exons ATGGCTGATACAAACGCGTCCGGCCCGACCTGCCTGGAGAGGCTGAAAAGTTACGTGAAGACGTCGAAAGGACTCATGCTCGCTTCCGAAATC GTCATCAGTTTCATTATCATCATCTGCTATGCTGCCTCTTCAGCTGGAGGCTTTTCCACTTTGGCCATCTGTGAGATGATCTTCGCAATGGTCTTCTTCGGCATCTTCATGATGGAGCTGGACAAACAGTTCCTAATGGTCAACTGGATGTGGAGC GATCTTTTCCGGGCTGGAATCGGCGCTGTGCTTTACATCATCACGTCTCTTATTTGTGTGATTGGAGGATCTGGGGACGGAGCTCGTATAGCAGGCGGG GTGTTCGGCCTGATCGCTGGTCTGCTGTTTGCTTATGACACCTACACCATCTTCCTGCAAATCAAGGCCACCAGGCAGCACACAGCAGCTGCCACCG ATGACAGAGTTTAA